The following proteins come from a genomic window of Triticum aestivum cultivar Chinese Spring chromosome 6A, IWGSC CS RefSeq v2.1, whole genome shotgun sequence:
- the LOC123129738 gene encoding uncharacterized protein, with product MQGGCIADIGSCGTGFDSASGSVRTKKFQTKGSELADRKGEKNKAMPRAPSICYSSIDEALSFSSRARCNKRLVLFPSREPRECPAPRRAKLIFKTGSSGALKRAGPLKGRLLCERSSESTRVLRMKGVYNWGAAQLFCWRDSMEFFTKFETKEKIKVSL from the coding sequence ATGCAAGGAGGATGTATAGCTGATATAGGATCTTGTGGAACTGGATTTGATTCTGCAAGCGGTTCGGTACGAACGAAGAAATTTCAAACAAAAGGATCGGAACTCGCTGATAGGAAAGGAGAGAAAAACAAAGCAATGCCAAGAGCTCCGTCAATCTGCTATTCATCGATAGACGAAGCTCTCTCTTTTTCATCTCGTGCCAGATGTAACAAAAGATTAGTCCTTTTTCCTTCTCGCGAACCACGGGAGTGCCCAGCGCCCAGAAGAGCAAAGCTCATTTTCAAAACAGGGTCAAGCGGCGCATTAAAAAGGGCTGGCCCGTTAAAAGGACGCTTACTTTGCGAACGAAGTTCAGAATCAACAAGGGTTCTCCGAATGAAGGGAGTGTACAACTGGGGCGCAGCCCAACTTTTTTGTTGGAGAGATAGCATGGAGTTCTTCACAAAGTTCGAGACAAAGGAAAAAATCAAAGTTTCTCTATAG